In Camarhynchus parvulus chromosome 21, STF_HiC, whole genome shotgun sequence, a genomic segment contains:
- the RPL22 gene encoding 60S ribosomal protein L22 — protein MAPAQKKPAAKGGKKKKQVLKFTLDCTHPVEDGIMDAANFEQFLQERIKVNGKAGNLGGGVVTIERSKSKITVTSEVPFSKRYLKYLTKKYLKKNNLRDWLRVVANSKESYELRYFQINQDEEEEEEED, from the exons CAGAAGAAGCCTGCGGCGAAAGGTGgtaagaaaaagaagcaggtTCTGAAGTTCACGCTGGACTGCACGCACCCCGTCGAGGATGGCATCATGGACGCCGCCAACTTC gagcagttcCTGCAGGAACGGATCAAGGTGAACGGCAAAGCGGGAAACCTGGGCGGGGGCGTGGTGACCATCGAGAGGAGCAAGAGCAAGATCACGGTCACGTCAGAGGTGCCCTTCTCCAAGag GTACCTCAAGTACCTGACCAAGAAGTACCTGAAGAAGAACAACCTGCGGGACTGGCTGCGCGTGGTGGCCAACAGCAAGGAGAGCTACGAGCTACGCTACTTCCAGATCAAccaggatgaggaggaggaggaagaagaggattGA